The following coding sequences lie in one Rutidosis leptorrhynchoides isolate AG116_Rl617_1_P2 chromosome 4, CSIRO_AGI_Rlap_v1, whole genome shotgun sequence genomic window:
- the LOC139841671 gene encoding uncharacterized protein → MHEGAYSTHSSYQTIVSRIKRMGYFWPHMYRDTYDLIVNCEACQIHTPVNRSPHRNMILIYAAWPLYKWGIDIVSPFPGGVDNVKFLVVAIDYFTKWVEAKLLSTITGRKILTFVWEDIVCRFGLTREIVSDNGMQLAHNPFKDW, encoded by the coding sequence ATGCACGAAGGAGCCTACTCCACACATTCCAGCTACCAAACGATAGTTAGCAGGATCAAGAGAATGGGTTATTTCTGGCCACACATGTACCGGGATACGTATGACCTAATCGTTAACTGCGAGGCATGTCAAATACACACTCCCGTCAACAGATCTCCTCATCGAAACATGATTCTAATATACGCTGCCTGGCCATTATACAAATGGGGGATTGATATCGTCAGCCCATTCCCAGGGGGTGTCGACAACGTTAAATTCTTAGTAGTCGCAATCGACTATTTTACCAAGTGGGTCGAAGCGAAACTGTTAAGCACAATTACAGGAAGGAAGATCTTAACATTTGTATGGGAGGACATTGTTTGTCGTTTTGGCTTAACACGAGAGATAGTCAGTGACAATGGCATGCAGTTAGCACATAATCCATTCAAAGACTGGTGA